In the genome of Desulfofarcimen acetoxidans DSM 771, one region contains:
- a CDS encoding phage major capsid protein, with translation MLKPILEYMPDGRLDERLIRGAASGMSESVPSDGGFLIQQDFTSELLKRTYETGIIASRCRKLPISTNANGMKINAIDENSRATGSRLGGIRAYWAAEAETVAASKPKFRQMELNLQKLIGLCYATDELLADQATLESVLMDGFAEEFGFLVDDAVIRGTGVGMPLGILNSNAVVTVPKENAQAARSLTAENIINMWARLWARSQPNAVWLINQDIIPELYQLKIPIGTAGQLLYMPANGLSEMPYGTLFGRPVIPVEYCETLGTKGDIILADFGQYVIADKGGVTSAVSIHVRFIYDEQCFRFTYRVSGQSFWNAPLSPYRGTNTISPFVVLETRV, from the coding sequence ATGTTAAAACCAATCTTAGAATATATGCCTGATGGCAGATTAGACGAAAGGCTTATCCGTGGTGCTGCATCTGGTATGAGTGAATCAGTTCCCAGTGACGGTGGCTTTCTCATTCAGCAAGATTTCACTTCTGAGCTATTAAAAAGGACATATGAAACCGGTATCATTGCAAGCCGGTGCCGTAAACTTCCAATTAGCACAAACGCTAACGGCATGAAAATAAATGCAATTGATGAAAACAGTCGGGCCACTGGTTCCCGCTTGGGTGGTATTAGGGCTTACTGGGCCGCTGAAGCTGAAACTGTGGCAGCATCTAAGCCTAAATTCAGGCAGATGGAGCTTAACTTACAAAAGCTTATTGGTTTGTGTTATGCAACGGATGAGCTTTTAGCAGATCAAGCCACTCTTGAATCAGTATTAATGGATGGTTTTGCTGAAGAATTTGGATTCCTTGTTGACGATGCTGTAATCCGGGGTACTGGTGTAGGAATGCCTCTGGGGATCTTAAATTCAAATGCAGTTGTCACTGTTCCAAAGGAAAATGCTCAGGCGGCCAGGAGTCTTACAGCAGAGAACATTATAAATATGTGGGCAAGGTTATGGGCTCGTTCTCAACCTAATGCAGTTTGGTTAATTAACCAAGATATAATCCCGGAATTATATCAACTTAAGATCCCTATTGGTACTGCTGGACAACTTCTTTATATGCCGGCAAATGGTTTAAGTGAAATGCCTTATGGCACCTTATTTGGTCGGCCGGTTATCCCTGTTGAGTATTGCGAAACATTAGGTACAAAAGGGGATATTATACTGGCGGATTTTGGGCAGTACGTTATTGCTGATAAAGGTGGGGTTACCTCCGCTGTTAGTATTCATGTGCGCTTCATTTACGATGAGCAGTGCTTTAGATTCACATACCGTGTTTCAGGTCAAAGTTTCTGGAATGCACCTCTAAGCCCATACCGTGGGACTAATACCATAAGTCCGTTTGTAGTATTAGAAACCCGCGTTTAA
- a CDS encoding helix-turn-helix transcriptional regulator — protein MERKSEQLKEDAKKSLRETIEAAEVAVILGLSTWSVYDLVRKKAIPHIRIGKRRVLFRRSSILRFLTEQEVASTRVEEPEKCKIRQLK, from the coding sequence GTGGAACGAAAATCAGAGCAGCTTAAAGAAGATGCTAAGAAGTCCCTTCGCGAAACAATCGAAGCAGCAGAAGTGGCTGTAATATTGGGATTAAGCACCTGGAGCGTATATGATTTGGTGCGAAAAAAAGCCATCCCTCATATACGGATCGGAAAAAGGCGGGTACTATTTAGGCGGTCAAGCATTCTTCGATTCTTAACGGAACAGGAAGTAGCTAGTACACGGGTAGAGGAACCGGAGAAGTGTAAAATTAGGCAGCTAAAATAA
- a CDS encoding helix-turn-helix domain-containing protein — MLRLRQERQQRGLTQVKLSGMTGIASTDISAIENGWKRPYPGWKKRIAKALGVYGPKADQLFEEIR, encoded by the coding sequence ATGTTGCGATTACGTCAAGAACGTCAACAGAGAGGTTTGACTCAGGTCAAGTTATCGGGAATGACTGGGATTGCTTCAACTGATATTTCTGCAATTGAAAATGGATGGAAAAGACCGTACCCCGGTTGGAAGAAACGTATTGCCAAAGCGCTTGGAGTATATGGTCCAAAAGCGGATCAACTGTTTGAGGAGATACGATAA